DNA from Mugil cephalus isolate CIBA_MC_2020 chromosome 5, CIBA_Mcephalus_1.1, whole genome shotgun sequence:
AGTTTGTGAAAAGTCTgtaccatttaaaaaaaaaactattactATCCTATAACTATTTTGTGATAGTATTAATCCTGTCTGAAATGTGCTACTAAACTTGGCATCAATGTTGTATTTATTCCTATTATAGTTCttataataaatacaatgttCTGGTATGTACTGTAAATTTTCTTCCACACGAGACTAACAGTCTGCAtcacttttttattaaaacctcaaaaccttaaaaacattaaaaccactttcaCATTAAACTCAGTCAAGCTCTATAAATTAGAGTTATAATTATAAGCAggtaaatatatttaaacagcaAAGCCACAGAACCAATTTACAGTGTTTTACTCATTTATGAACTCTATGTGCTTTAGAAATCTGCTTCACAACATTTGGCATTGTTGTATAGGCGCTGTGTTGACAAACACTGGTTTACTTATTAGCTATACAGCGAACTAATGTTACAGTTTTGGAGAATGTTACTAGTATTGCAAATAGAGGGTATGCGTTGACGTCACTGGCGCCCAGGGCCACGCCCCCCGAGTGACAAAAAtccagtgaaatgtatcagtgaatacagcgagaccgggtaATATGTGGcttatgaaataaaattaaggacaactggccTCAGtatacaaactagtatggatttggaaaagtggattcgTCTCAGTGAGAAGTAACGTtggccatacaatactgtagcatccgaccggacgttaaaaggacgacgaggagagacggtaaatattatttattgtcggctgtaactacgccaaaacaataTATCGACAAACCTATCTACCAGGCCTTCAGAAAGTAATTTAAGAAGCAACTTAAGgtgtgacttcatcaaaaaatacagcatacattaatattacctgacactaaatgtgaaatgtgaatgtttctgtgcctggattccagttcgtaaagcagcgatccatttacttctatTTTCTTTAGCAagtatctgtaaaaaaaaaaatatataccgatagcttttcaaatctgttggtgcAGTCAATCACTCAGCAGCTCTTCcctattttttaattaattttataatttaaacgctattaaagcctatgatcccaactaatgctgctaatctccatgttcaactgtcactttttgccacagtggccgtaaccatggagacgtccacttgctgtgacgtcacgtgcatgcCCTCTATTTGGTcatagatcatttaaaaaataaaaaataaaaataatgctaTGTTCAAATGACACACATCACCAAAGTGAGTTTCTCTTCATCAAAAATCATGAGTATCCATTCAACAGTTGAAACATTTCACTCAATTTAGCATCGTAGACACACCAAACACAGGCCTTAGAAAAGGACTTCATCTTGACCACCAGATTCTAATATGCAATTTGCAACTTCACCATTAGATGTCACTAAATTGACATGCCACCAGTCATGGTGTGATTCATCAGTTTTATGGCGAAGTAATGGTTGTCTACATTTAaaggttattatttttaacagaatCTGTATGGGGTCTGTGAGACAGCCAAGAAGTAAAGCAAACGGCTTCACTAATTCATTTTATACTATAGAGGGATAACAGACTCATCTGAATTTGAGTGAGGTAACAgaccatttggattttattgtggTGTATGTTGAACTGATACAGAGACAAAACTCTACATACAATTGGGATGGTCACCCAATGAATTAGAGCATCAAATTATGTTACAGATGATTCTTGACAAATCACCTATCTGTGTACAGCAGATGTAGTGGAATCTGAACACTTCTTCCTggtggcagccattttgttgtaaacacaaATCATCTCAccagtgaaatatatatatatatatatgactatGTTTCCGTCTATTGCAGCATAAAGTTCTCCCAAACGTGGTCTGGGTAACCTTTCAGATGGGGGGAGTGTAATGTAGTGTCTGTAATCATGTTTTTATATGAACAGGTGCAAATCATTGTGTTTTTGGCAGCTTATAATGAGCCAACCATGTCTTTGTATGTAAGGAGTTTGTCATCGTCCACAGATTCTGTCATGCGCACTGAGAGGGTCTTTTTATGTTGGCCACCATAGTCTCCAAAGCAAGTGGAAAGGCAGGACGGTTTGGTTAGCTACAATCTGCTATATCATCATTAAATGTCAGTAAATCGATACACTGGTCCTTTAACCCTCGTGTGACCTCTAGGTCAACTTTAACATCCAACTGCACTGCAGTTGGTGTgttccagagatcagctgttaccgCCCACGTGTCGTCCGAGCTGCCTGGTGGAACGCCTGAGATTCCTGCTGAAATTCAGAAGAAGTATTGGGGATGCCAGGCCGGAGTTGAAGGTGAAAGAGCGGAGAAGGTTCAGGTCTGCGGTGTCATCCGTGCTCACGGGGGaacatgaggtctttggcaggaaAATGGATGAACTGTGTGCGCTGGGTGCATACGGAAACCTGGATCTCCCTGGACACTGTTTGGCCAACTGATTTTGTAAGTTTCAGTTTATAATGctaatttgtatatattttgattatataatattccattttattttactagatacttttaaaatgaatctaatcttattctttctttttatttgcattttttaagtgtttcttttatgtgcagctgagctactgtgaccaagtaatttccctcatggatcattaaagtctaagtagCTGGAGTAAGAGTCATGCTTCTGCGTGGCAAGTTACAAAGAGCAAGTTGTCGATCAGAGTCGCGTGAACTGTTTTGGACCAACATGACCATTAATTCAGCAATGTGTATGTTTAATGCTCAGCCGCTGACCTTTGAATTCAGTTTTGTCACAAGATTCATGCAATTACTCTTCTGCACCTTTGGCAACAGAAGCACAACACGACCCATAAAAGAATGACAGTGATACAAAACAAGAACGAAACTTTATTTAATCGGTTCCCCACTTGTGTTAAACAAGCTCATCATTATATAACATTCTTCATCAGGTGGAGACAAGCTTCAAGCAAGCAAACTCAGAGGTGCACAACAGAAAGGCACGAAACTGTCGGGGAGTGACTCAACGAAACAGAACCGGGTATCACATGAATGATAGGGTGTAAGTTGAGAAATATGAGTCGTGGTCTTCATACTTGAACTGCTGCTGCCAGTGTTACTGTTCCATCGCACTGAGGGTGGTGTGTGGATCACTAGTGTTTAAtcccagtgaacagtgaaaCTCTGAGACTACTGTTGAAATATCGTAGGGTTACAAGGGAACAACACTATCCTTTAATCACCAAATATTCACATGTGAAAAGTGCACATTTCCAGAAAATATAAGTCTTAAATCTTCCTACAGTGAGGAAACATTAAAACCTGGGATCACacattaattaaagaaaaaaaatggtcccAATGCTGGTAGTGTCTTGTAAAGTTATTATCCCTTTCAATGAAGCTATAATTAAGTGACTAGATGTGCAACAAGTTTCATTTAGCAGTTAATTCATGTTACATCAAAGACTGAAAACGTGGTGTCTGGGAAATGAACGTCAGTGGCTCTATAAGCTTGCTCGTACATTCAAAATCTAAGTCAGTCATTCTATACAAGAGAGTATTTTACACATATACTATTATACAGCACAGAAACCGAGGGCAAAAAGCCTCTcttgggggagggaggaggagggagcgggGGGTGGAAGGCTAATCGCAGCCATCaattgattttttaaaacatgcaatctataattaaaatgcattatcaATCATACATGTTTTGGTACTTGATTCAGTCACTGGcatcaaagcaaaacaaacggCTGGGGTGGCTGCTTGGATAAATTTGAAACTGGGTAAATAAGCTAAAGGTTAATTTTAGGTAGACGCTGCCTccctggaaacagaaaaaaaaaaaaaagcagaaatctgGGAAGCTTTAGATGTGAAGACGGGCAGGAAAGTTGGTAGGGAGGAGTTTGAAAGAGGGCTGAGGAGGGATGAGATGGCAGAAGCAGCCTGGGCTGGATTATACAGACTGGTAGCCAGTGCGACTCTTCCTCCGACCAATCAGGTAAGAGATAAGCACAAGGATGATTAGGAAGCTGAGAGCCACGCCCACTGCAATGGGCACCAAAAAGCTCAAATCAGAGTCCAGGAAGCATTCCTCAGCTGACAgatagaaagaaacagagacaagcGGTTAGTGCCTTAGAAGACGACTACTCAGAGGAGGGTTCGCGTTAGAAAGAAACTGTTAGAAACAAGAGCAACAGCAGCAAGAAGAGACCAAAACTTACAAAGTTTGTGGATGTAGTGTAGATGAATGTTTTAAAGTGACTATTAATCTTCATGAACCCTGATTTCATGCAAGTGATTAAAGAGATTTTGGGAAATAGTTTCTTGCTGTGAGTCAGACGGGAAGATCAATACTTCTGTACGTTCAAAACAAAGCTCAAGTCAGacgctagttagcttagcttaacatgAGAACTTAACATAAGATTAGAACATGATCAAAACTGTCAACTTAACTGTCGACTTAATTAATTTGATTTCCTTTGCCAACACTAAATGCTAAATTCTGGTACGTTCTGTGATCAGATTTGGATGCATTCAGTCCACTAATAATTTGACGTGCCAACGGGAATCAATGAAAAACTCCAAAAATTAGCCCCCAACTGCATTTTACACTTGATTTTGTTTGGATTAAACCAATCAAGATTGAACATGTTAATCAGTGAGCCTTAGAGGCAATAGGAGACCGATTCCTGTTGTCATTGGACAGAACCAGATCAGTCGCTCCCTGAAGACGAAGCTTTATAGTTAATATGTACTGTCAGTATAActctcagcaaaaaaaaagcaacatttccCATAATGTCTAACTCTACCAGCACTACACATGGAAACATCAACAAGACACACACTGGTAATTGTTCACAATCAGTGAAGGCAGAcaggcaaacaggaagtggctATCCTTTTTGTAGCAGAAAGCTCTGAATGCGTTTAATTAGAGAGACTCATAGCTGCTGGccatgtttctctttctcccgATGAAATAGGCCACCAGAACAACAAGAATGAGAACAAGCAGGGCAACTCCAACAGCTATGGGAACAAGGAAGCTCTCCGCGCCAGCCTGGCATTCCTCAGCTAGACGAAAGAGAGCACAGAGGTGAATGTCTCAACAGAGGTGACAATAAAATGAACTGTTAATGGaaagctgaaagaaagaagaagcgaCTTTAGGAATCTCCTGAGCACTAAAAGCAGAAACAAGATGaaaccttgttttgttttgaatagGCAAAGACATTAACTCACGTGTCaaggaacatttttattttcattgatcttaaaatgctaaaaagctCCACTGACACAATTTGAAATCCAATTTATTATAGCTAACAGCATGAGAGGGGATCCAGATGAAATCAGCAGTCGTTTATATCCACATTACACACATTAATGGAGATGGTCCTGCAGCACTGATTCCCTTTGCTTAACATGTGCGTGCAGTAAATAATGAGACAAATCACATTCAGTAGCAGGTACCGAATGCACACAACAGAGCACGTTTATCATGATGACGAGAGATCAAGGAAGATTCACCTCTAATAAAAAGGTCTGAATAAAAATCTTTACACTGGTGCTGCAAAACCATCTCCATAATTAAGGCAACTGAGTTTGTACAAAGCTGAAATACACGACACCACAATAATCACAAGGAAAAAATCAAAGCACATATTTGATTAAGAGCTATTATTCATACACGCAGGAAGCAAATATGATCAAATGCAATGCTGTCTATTTGCAAAAAGCTGGAACAATGCAATCAGTACATAGCTACTATCACCATGTCACATTGGTTCTGTTGCTGGCTACTGCTTCCCTGCTCCAACACTTGGACTTAAAGGCCCTGAAAACTTTCTTTCAGCTTCGTAGAGGTTTTAAAGGGCTAGTGCGACATTTTAAGGAACtgcattaatatattttttattaagaatTGATAGTATTGATGAGACGAACAACAAAAGATTACTTAGTGAACTTGAGAGGTACATGTTAAGCTGGTTAGTTTCAAGTCACCATGATGGGCGACATTAATCAGCTtctacactagtgaaaatgaatgcttcGTGACATAATATTTATCCTgcatttcaacatgtttaaaataactgagaccTGTTGattcaagtgtgttttctttctggaGGCTGTAGTTTGTGTAGTTTCTATTGAAACGCCTTCCTCCAAAATAACAACcatacagttgaattatcaCCTTTCCCTTAATCTTAATCTATTCTTTTCCTTCTGAACTCCATCTCTGATCGTTCCTTGTTTACTCATGAACATGTCAAGGTAGAGTAGTCTGAAACTAAAGTTTTCAGGGGCTttaacctcctcctctctagcGGCAGCTCTCAGAGCGGAGGCCGAGCACAGACTTTTACACAGGTGAGATCATGTGACAACAGTCATTACATAAGTAAAACATAACACGTTTCTTAGTGCATTTATATGCATATATCCTCAGTCCAGACCGATCTGTGCTTAAAGTGAATATCTACACAAGTACTAGTACTGTCCCTTTTCTATGCCTAATGCCAAATGTATTCAGACTGGAACATGTGCAAATGTAAAAGCCAGAAGTGTGATTAATAACACTAACAATGGCTTCAACTCCTGTATTTCTGTCAGTTTCTGGACCTGTACACAAATCTGTAAATGAGCCAAAGGTCATTAGTTCAACTGCTTAAACGACACACTATCTGGACCTAATTTCAATGTTTCTCCTGCTCCACAGGGGCAAACAAAGGCTAaagcatatttctttttcacatgTATTACACTTCGTCGATGGATTTCTAGGAACAAAGAACGAAAGCTGCTCAACCATCTTGTTTTGATTTGTGGAGAATTTGCTGTAGATGCGCTGTGGAAGTCATCCTACGCGTCTTAATTATGGGGGATGAAAAGTGgaacacaaaaaccaaaatgtGCTCAAAGATTAAGTCACGGCAAAAGCAAATGGAAAGGGAATGTCTGCTGAGCAAGTGCAGGAGGCCACGGCCACAAACTTTGAAGCGTCACAAATCTCGAGccagaaatgtgtaaaaaagaTCATGTCCAGGGACTTTTGTCAAAGTCTTACTGCATTAGTACACTTTATGTAGTTGATGGTCAACCTTCATTTGATTGTAATTACGTATATTTTAGGAAATGCTTTGTGAATCTTGCACTTGcccatttaaaacaaaaaaaaaaaaaaaaaaaaaaggaggggggaaCACAGTACGTccatgaatgaaaaaacaaaaacaaaacagaacaaacactgGGGTAGGCAAGTCTGGTCCTTGAGAGGAACATTTTCTAATCAAATATGATTAAAGACGCCTGAGACAACTGCAAATGATGTCAACCGGCCAACAGGAACATCTACTTGTCTGGCAGCTCTCATCTCATCAGACACTTTACCTCTTTCGCCAATTTAAAAACATGTACACAAAGCCCAAGGACCAAGCTTGGGAACCCCGTGATATTCCAGCGTTTAAAGGGTCTGATATCCAACGTAAGTCTTTCTTCGACCAATCACGTAAGCGATCACTACAATGACAATCAGGCCAGCCAGAGCAGCGCCAACAATGATTGGGATTAAGATGCTGGTGTCATCCAGTGAACATTCATAGGCTGCAGATAAAAGGAGAGTCAGTCAACAAGTGGAACAGTGATTCTTTTGATTTCAAACACATCCTGTGAGACAAGAgtgaaacagcaggaaaatgCTTCATGTAATAAGTCACACACAGTTCTCTTTAAACGAACATCTGGATGAATCAGGGCTTCATGTGCAGGTTTTCTACTCTCTGTAAGGCCtgctttttagtttttggttcAATACTTCTGCCACCTCTTAGTGGGCAGACAGTGTTTTACTTTAAGTGTACAAAAGTCACTCATTCAGTCAGCATTACAAAATGACATTAATCATGACTAAGACTAGGCAGTGACTATCTAGAGTTTCCTTCTTAGAACCATGTGAGAGTTGGTGATGACTGTGCAATTGCTCACGTGGCTGTTTAATGTGTAGTAGGCAGCAAAACTAAATCCATGCAGTACTCAGTTTTTGTTGTCTCATTGTTGTTAACACTTATACTTGAATCGGTTATCTTGGTGTGAACCAAAATTTGACTTAAATCGACCTCAGACTATAGGAGCTTCAGATTTATCCCTCACAAAGAAATCACTTCATGATCTTACTGTGAACCGTGGTTCAGCCCAAATGATTTGCTGATGGAGATTGGAGAACTGCTCTTAATCTCCTTCAATGAGCTGTCACAATTAATTAAGGCTAGGTATTGCTATTCATGCTTTCATGAGTCAATTCCAATCTGATTAATGtacagatatttcagtttcaaaacaattTTGCTTAGTTATGAAACAGAGTTTCACGAAACATATCTTGCAAGTATCAGAAAAATGCAGGTCTGACTGGCAGCATTACTAAACCTGTACCAAATGTAAAATGCTGCCATAGATCAGTTTCAAGGCTGATGTTGCTCTCGCAGTTTTATCTTCTAACAGATCAAACGTGTTTGATATATAAGATTTAAAATCTGGTTGGTTCCGTCCGTTCTTTCGGGATAGAGAGCATATGACCGTGTTGTCAAGCAACAAGAAACATAACAGCCCTGTAGGCTAATGTTTGCTAGCGTACTACTGCCTTAAATGAacctcttaaaataaaacagactctAATATTTTCTCAGCCACAATTGTtcattcttctgctttttttcctcctcactgaAAAATCCCATGTTACAGTacatatttcttcttctgatgCTTGCTTCTTTTGGTCAGTTTATATGAGCTTTACAGCAAGATCCCATTAGGGTCACATTACACAACAAAATTCACCTTCCTTCTTTTCACTGCAGTCATCACAGTCATTTCTCCCAGACTGAGCCAACATGAAACAGCTGCAGGGTCTGATTTAAAAAGACATGAAGGAATGACCTACCTGTGCTGAAAACACCCTTTGTGATTTTGAAGGGCTGCACTCGTAGGTTGAAGGTGTAGATGATGAGCTGGTCGCTGATGTTGTAGTTCTGCTCCTTGTTACACATGTAGGAGCTGCCGACAGACGCCTCCCAAAGACTCAGGTTGGCGTTCGATCCAACTTGACAGCAAGATACCGGAAACACAAATCAGTATGTGCTGCTTTCTCAGTCTGATGTATAAAGTTAGATGTGATTCTTGTAATTACCATTGCTTGAGTTTACAGTGACGTTCAGAGCGTGTAGGCGGAATTTCTTTGTGTCctatggaaaataaaagttaagattattcaaaataaataagtaaatatatatcaaaTTTTGTAAAATCCCACACTGGAAGTGCTGTGGTCTACAGACTCATCATTTATATTTGAGGACACAAccactcccccccctcctttttggCTGATAATTGATGCTGATGCCTCACATACTGTGGTTTCCTGTCTAATTCAGTGAAGTTGTATTGTGTTAGCGACCACGCTGCAGAACTTTTCTACACCTAATTCAATGATTTCTAACTACAGATACACAGTAGTATAGCCTAATCTAATTCAGCCTATGTAAAGAGAGCACAAGATGGCAACACCATATTAGGATCATTTTAGAGGTTGTACTATGTGGTGCTgtgaaactggactgaattaccGACTAAAATGGggtcatcaaaataaaacaggcacATGCCAGAACTGTTATATGGgaatgcattagttttcactagtCTACCTAACGAAATGGCAaagggagagtgtgtgtttttattttggagaaatataaacacaaacagtttctATGTCTTCTGGTTGTACCATTCAAAGTGAGAGTAGCAGTACAGCTAACATGCCCTAACCTAATATACTGAGGGAAAAAAGACATGCCGAAACATGAGCTATTGCACAATCGATGCCTTGTACTGATTCACATGTGAAATGGATGCAGTACAGTTACTTAGTGTGGAAAATTCCACTTTGATTGACCTAATGTGGACAGTGAAGGGTAACTTTAGGATCTGATAAGGTTTTAGGGGTAAAGACACAAATGCTGAGAACCACTGACCTTAACCTTTTAAAGTTGCAATAACTGAGAAGAATTATTGGCTactacaaaattacaaaaagatTTCCTATGTATGCCCCGAAACAAAATTATGTTTCCTgtgaaaatgcaaagaaatgtttttttacattttagatgAGCCTGACACCTCATCTGTAAGACGGGTATTTAGCTCAAGGCAGCAGCGGGTCAGCATAACATTaccgcaggaaaaaaaaagaaaagaaaaaggggaactGCTCGCCTGTCTCAGTCCAACGTTAACAAAATCTACCACTCACGTCTAAGTAACTaaaatagttgttttgtttcatcagtCAAATGCCTCAAGACTGACTGACATATGACTGGCATATGACGGACCACTTCTCAGTAAAACAAGTGACTGGCTGACCCCAAGTCTGAAGCTACGCCCGGTTAAATATAAAGTTGGAAATAGCAGCTAAGTGTACTAATATATTTACTAGAAAGACACACTTttttcaaaagaagaaaatgccATCAAGCTGATAAAACAACATGATGCCACACACTTACACTGGCAAAGGACAAATGGATGGTCATCGAGTTAGAGACCAACACAAGCTCACTGCTGTTGTCTCCACATGATCCCGAGACATTGGTCTTTGTCGGGTCCAAGTTGATCTCCTGATATTTCTAAGTCggacaaaagagaagaaaatcaaTGAGGACTGTGGGAGATCATAAACAGATGGGGCAAACAGGACTTCAGCGTTGTTGCTCTGCATATACAAACGTACCTCTCCAAGACCGAAACCAATCCTCAAGCCAAAGTCAGCCAACAGGCAGGCCGTGCTGTTCTCATCTTGCTTGATGCTGTAGTTTCCAGTGGTGGGTGTGGGGAGGGTAGGGGtcggggtggtggtgggaggaggaggagaggcggtggtggtggtgtttgtgaTCGGAGCTGCAGTGGTTGAGGGGATATCCGCAGAGCAAGAGGTAACTATAAGGAGAAAACAGTGATCATTAGTGGGAATGTCAGAGACATGTTACAGCCAGGGTGAGACTTGAGGCCACATCTGGACTTACTGTTCTCACTCTTGCTGCCGTTAACGACAAAAGCCTGGACGAGCACGTTCCACAGCGTCATGTTGACCGACTCGGTACGGATCTCCTCTATGCTTTTGCAAGAGTAGCAGGTGTCCACGCCTACACTTTTAATTTGAGGTTTGATGGTCACATTTGCAGTTtctaaagaaaatcaaacacaaattaGGAACGACACCTTTCATCtaagtgtgtatgttttttatgaatttttTCGGGCACTGTGAGGTGTAGACATTACCATTTGAGACAGAGTGGGGGAAGAGAGTCGCGTCACTGAGATTGTAAGAAAATGTGATGGAGTCTGCCTGGTATTTACTTCCATTCAGTGAAAAAACCACCATCCAGAAGTGATCTCCGAAATTAAGCTTCAGAGTTGAGTTTGTGTCACCGCATTTACTTCCAGCTGTTGAGACATTAGCTGGAAGTTCAAACgcagctgtttgtgtctgaaagagAGCAGAGTGTAGCCTTATTTAACATGATTATTTGTCCAAAATAATTCTGTATCAGCTGTGTGCTTGGGCAGCAAGTGATATATGAGACTTGTTGGACTCAAGTGGTAATTCAGTTCACATTGGCAGTAAATGCAAAAAGTAACTTGCTGTTGTTGAGAAAACTTTCTGGCAAGGCTTTGAAGATGATTATAGTGAGATAAGAGAGTGACCTAGATAGATAAATTTGATGCTCAGCCGTTTGTTTGTCTAATCtaactgacagaaacatcatTTTAGCTGATGCCTAACTAGTATCAACCAATTCATTAACATTATCGTAACAGACTAGAATCTGTTGGGCAGCAAAATTAAAACATCTACTACAGATCTGAATATTTTTGAAACTATATCTCTGCCCTGTTCCTTTCTATTGCAACTTCAACAAGTGAAAAGACATCACGGTTACAGGATATGCACCAGGAAAACCCGTTAACTAAAATGCTGAATAGCAAgaatgtgtttgcttttgagTGACCTCTCATTTCCCTTTCCCATAATGACACTTGCTTCAACAAAAGCTACATGACAGTCACGCTGGTGAGGAGGCCTGATAAGAGAAGAGCAGCTCACACGCATTGGAAAAGAATGACATAATACATCTACTATAGCAGACCAATGcactaaatgtgcattttagaGTAGAATATCTTGTGACTAAGAGCAGAAACCCACCGTTTTGTTAGTTCCTTCGTAGTTGACGGAGAAGTTGAGCATTATGTTTGCATAGATGCATAACTTGTCATCTTGTTTGAAGGACACCTCAGTGCCTCGTGACAGAGTgaacactgaaaagaaaaggacaagaTATGAATATGAGTTATAATT
Protein-coding regions in this window:
- the lamp2 gene encoding lysosome-associated membrane glycoprotein 2 isoform X1; translated protein: MSRYAAFVSVLAFGLVFTLSRGTEVSFKQDDKLCIYANIMLNFSVNYEGTNKTTQTAAFELPANVSTAGSKCGDTNSTLKLNFGDHFWMVVFSLNGSKYQADSITFSYNLSDATLFPHSVSNETANVTIKPQIKSVGVDTCYSCKSIEEIRTESVNMTLWNVLVQAFVVNGSKSENITSCSADIPSTTAAPITNTTTTASPPPPTTTPTPTLPTPTTGNYSIKQDENSTACLLADFGLRIGFGLGEKYQEINLDPTKTNVSGSCGDNSSELVLVSNSMTIHLSFASDTKKFRLHALNVTVNSSNVGSNANLSLWEASVGSSYMCNKEQNYNISDQLIIYTFNLRVQPFKITKGVFSTAEECFLDSDLSFLVPIAVGVALSFLIILVLISYLIGRRKSRTGYQSV
- the lamp2 gene encoding lysosome-associated membrane glycoprotein 2 isoform X2; translated protein: MSRYAAFVSVLAFGLVFTLSRGTEVSFKQDDKLCIYANIMLNFSVNYEGTNKTTQTAAFELPANVSTAGSKCGDTNSTLKLNFGDHFWMVVFSLNGSKYQADSITFSYNLSDATLFPHSVSNETANVTIKPQIKSVGVDTCYSCKSIEEIRTESVNMTLWNVLVQAFVVNGSKSENITSCSADIPSTTAAPITNTTTTASPPPPTTTPTPTLPTPTTGNYSIKQDENSTACLLADFGLRIGFGLGEKYQEINLDPTKTNVSGSCGDNSSELVLVSNSMTIHLSFASDTKKFRLHALNVTVNSSNVGSNANLSLWEASVGSSYMCNKEQNYNISDQLIIYTFNLRVQPFKITKGVFSTAEECQAGAESFLVPIAVGVALLVLILVVLVAYFIGRKRNMASSYESL